GCATGACGCCCTCACTCCGGAAAGCCGGAGAGTGCCAGGAGGAGTTCGGCGATGCCCGAGGAATCGGTCTCGCGTACGGTGTCCGCCGTCGGCCCGGGGACCGGCTTCGGCCGCTGCGTGCCAGTGCTGTTTCCCCACCACTGCCAGGAGGGACCCCATGCCGCTCCCACTCACGGGCTGGCACAAGAGCAGGTACAGCACCGACTTCGAAGACGCGTGCGTGGAAGCCTGCGCAGACGGCCCGGGCCGCGGTGTGCACATCCGCGACTCCAAGGACCGCGGCCTTCGCCCGCTCACCGTCTCCAGCTCGGCATGGCGCGCATTCCTCGGATCGGGACGCTTCACAACTCCGGGAAATCGCACGCTTCGTGCTCGCGGACATGAGGGACTGATGAGGGACTACAGAAGCGAATCAGGACTCAGGCCGTCGGCCTGAACACCGGCACGCCCTCCCGGAACGCGACCTCCAACTCCAGCCCCGCCCGCAGCCCCTGCCCTACGGCCTCCCCCTCCCCCACCACCTCCGTGGACATGCGCGGCCCCTCCGCCAGATCGACCACCGCCGCGACGTACGGCGTCCGGTGCCCGAAGGGCGGCAGGTCGTTGCGGTGGACGACGGACCAGGTGTAGAGGGTGGCCCGGCCGCTCGCGTCCTCCCAGGTCACGTCCTCGCTCCAGCAGCGCGGACAGAACTCCCGGGGGTAGTGGTGGACCCGCCCGCACGCCCCGCAGCGCCGGATCAGCAGCCGCCCCTCGGCTGCCGCGTCCCAGTACGTACGGGTGAAGGCGTCGACCTCGGGAACGTCGAAACGAGCGTCCATGAATCTGACGATACGTCAGACGATCGAGGTCGGGAAGGGCACAGGAAGGGCCCGGACACCGTCGGCGCATCCACGGGCCGCCGGGTCCCAGTTCCACAAACGTGACACCCCCGGCAGGAAGTGTCACATTCGCGGCCGACAGCACCCGGGCCCCCGGCACGGACTCACCATGGCCCGGATCGCCCAGGCGGGATTCGCCGACAGCATCAGGGCCCAGGAAGGGGCCGGGCGAGGGCCCGGGAAGACCGCACCCTTGCCACCTCCCCCGTCCGACCACAACCAAGCGGCCTACGTCACAAGCTCCCCCCATCCCTCCCCCACACGTGATCGATCCGCAACCAATTCCCCTCTTGACCGAGACCCATCAACCGCCCGCGTAATTAGGCTCGCGCTCATGGAAGACTCCGCACCGCGCCCGGCCCCCCAGGCGATCACCACCGCGAACCCCGCCGACCGCCCCGTCTACGTCATCGGCGGCGGCCCCGGCGGACTCGCCGCCGCGTACGCGCTGCGTGCTCAGGGCGTACGCGCCGTCGTCGTGGAGAAGGGCGACGGGGTCGGCGCGTCCTGGCGGCGTCACTACGACCGGCTGCATCTGCACACCACCCGCCGCCTCTCCGCCCTGCCGGGGCTGAAGATGCCGCGCAGGTTCGGGCGGTGGGTGGGCCGCGACGACGTGGTGCGGTACCTGGAGAAGTACGCCGAGGTGCACGAGCTGGAGATCGTCACCGG
The Streptomyces sp. NBC_01485 genome window above contains:
- a CDS encoding DUF397 domain-containing protein; its protein translation is MPLPLTGWHKSRYSTDFEDACVEACADGPGRGVHIRDSKDRGLRPLTVSSSAWRAFLGSGRFTTPGNRTLRARGHEGLMRDYRSESGLRPSA
- a CDS encoding Zn-ribbon domain-containing OB-fold protein, which translates into the protein MDARFDVPEVDAFTRTYWDAAAEGRLLIRRCGACGRVHHYPREFCPRCWSEDVTWEDASGRATLYTWSVVHRNDLPPFGHRTPYVAAVVDLAEGPRMSTEVVGEGEAVGQGLRAGLELEVAFREGVPVFRPTA